GCACGCTAAGGTTGCATTTGGTAAAGCGAGTTCGAATCTTTTCCCTGGCATGTAAAATGGAGCGAAtggttagtgcatgattaagtattaataaaaaagcttaaaatggattgatatgagttttaaagcaactttcctatttcttaaaaagtacATTGGTTAATAATTTGAGGAGCAtgcacgtgaaaaacgagTGAGTAAAATTGTAAAAGTAGTGGAACGGTAGAAATAAACACACCTTAAGGCTCAATTCGGGTCCAAGAATGTGTGTAGAAATATCTtacaaataggaaaaatatagacATAATCTCTTTAAAGGAGTTCCCCAaatcttttataatttttgaaggGAAATAATGGAAACTTTCTTTGGAAAGTTCTTCCATTCTTCCTATTTCAGCGGTCAACCCGCTGCTTAGAagggaaagaaacaaaactccACTTGTTTTAGTGTGCATTCTTCTAAAACCGGTAAATGTTgtgtattttagaaataaaatatccaaagttttttttaaaactaacgTCAAGTTTACAAtagataatacttaattatcATTCACTATTCATAAGATATCTCATTTTGTATAAtcttattattgttttcttcCTTAAGAATATTGATGGTGGAGCACCACCCGCTAGACCATAAATATTTGTAGTAGTTGGTATGTTCAGTGTAAACGGTCTTCACGAGTAGGTTAGTCTTCGATGAAGAACTCGCTTCAGTAGAAAATCCTGAACAACTGCATGGTCATTTAATATACTTCTCCACTCTTGTGATGGCCATCAACAAGAACCAACTCCAAACAGGTCTTTGCACTCATTGCTCTTCTCTGTTCAGCACTATTTACCTTGCTCTCATATGACTAGACCCCGAGTGCAACTAGCCTTTATAGAGCATCACCAGTTAAGTTGTTTGCGGCTTTTCTTGAAGGGCGTCGATGACTCTCCTGAAGGAGTTGTTGGCCTATTTCCCTTTATCTTTACATGGTACTTAACAGAAAGTGTTGTAGGCGCAACCATGCTCAATGGCAGTTGACTGAGGTGGAAAATATCCAAAGGCTCTCTAGGTGCCATATGTTGGGAACCAATGAAAATAACACCAAGCGGAGACGGTTCTAGGGGTGGTCTAGGTGGTTCTGTACCACCCTTCATTTTGACCAAGGACTTACTCGAAAGGTTGTGATCGCCACGTAACACCACACATATTGTCCCCTACATGACGCATTTCATCGGAAATATCGTCATCACCAGCACATCTAATGGGCCCATGGACAAGCCATATTTCAGCCCAGAAGTGATTTGTGTTCAAATCTGCTTCGGGGCATGGGTTTCTTTTGTTCAACTGAACCGGTAGGTTCGAACGGGCGTAAGGGTGAGTTAAAAACAGCAAATTAGTGTAGCAAATTCACGGCATGTACAATGGGTTAAGATCTTAACACGTGattaatttagtactaattattttaaacttggaAAATGAGTTTAGCtgaatttttgaaaacaactttcctatataaaacttttaaaaagacATACTGTTTAGCAATTTGAAAAACATGCTAACAAAACATAAGAAAGTTGCTCATCCAAGCTGCTAGATCAAACTCACCctaaaccaaaccaaaaccaTTGCAATACTGATATGCTCAGCTTCAAGTCCCTGCACTTATTTACAGAGACCTACGTTCTGGTAGTATGGATATACCAACACACAGTAGCAGATTGACGGTATGTCTGCATATTTACATGACTcagtgaattaattaggcctagtttagttgccaaaaatttttaacaaaaagatcacatcaaacatttaacaagATACTAGAAGGGATTTtcagacacaaataaaaagaataaattttagatcccacctagaaaccacgagacgaatcttttgagtctaattaatccatcattagtacacgttggttactgtagcatttttggctaatcatatcctaattaggttcaaaagattcgtctcacaatctccatcataactgtgtaattagttttaatattcatatatatttaatgcttcatttagatgtccacatattcgatgcgatgtttttgaaaaaaattttggaaacttgTTAACAAGGCCTTAACTTTTCCCTACAGACttcacagcagcagcagcatggcgACACGCAATCAAACTCGCGCAGATGAGTATATCTTCTTACAAAACTTGAGTGCACAAAGCATGCCAAGAACAATAAGTTATGGTCCGTATATACACACGGCATCCAGCCACGGCTGACGGCCTGACGCATTTTGTTCACAAAAAGGGGACCCGCGACGACAAAACCTTTACTATATGCGCTGTGCGGCTTCATCTCCGTACTTGTCCGCAGTAATAGTCTACCGTTTCTTGAAGTTGAAGGAGACACGGAGGACGTACCGCATCCTTATCTGATCCACGTTGTAGACTATGTACTCGTTGTACAGCAAGCTACCCTGCGGTCAGAGAGGAGAGGTACcgagtttagtaataaatctagtAGCTCGAATGTGTTGCTGGTACAGGAATGGTTTTGACGACAAGAAAGCGCTGCAGGGAGGTGCGCATACCCTTTTTAAAGGCTCTGCCTTAGGTTTTCCAAGTGGAACAACCACGCCATCATCGGTGATCTTGGACGCTGCTATGTTCGGTGCTGTTTGGCCAACTCCTTTCGTGCTGTGCCAAGACAGTTGTAACCAGAAATCCATGTCATATTAAGTAGCAACACAACACTTTCATTAGTCTATAAATCATTTCATATTTCAACAGAAAATAGATGAATGTCTCAACCATAAAGGGGTTTCCAACTGTCATTAGGTTTACGCACTTGAAATGGTACAAAAAAGTACCCTTGCATGGTCAGTTTCGTGATGTCACAATGATTtgtatttgataaaaataaatttgctaATCTTACACACTATGTTCATGTTCTTCAACTGTATATGGTTATATTCTGTGCTCCAGGATGAAGAATTGCATGATGTGTTCATTCTCGCGAGCCACAACTTGGAGATAGTAGTTAAAGAGTTCTCAACCTATATGGATTTATGGATAATGATTTGATCACAGATTCATAAGCTTTGTAACACTTAACTATCTAGCttgtaactttatttttagagaaaatcatTTAAACTATTTTCCCAAAGACATGTATATACCTGCTAAATGAAAATGAAgttatctgaaaaaaatcatggaaCTGAAGTATATGTTATTGTCTAAAAATGAAGCTATTGTCCCTGAAGACATGAAAATGAAGTTAtctaaaaaactatttttaatcatttaagCTAATTTCCCCCAATCGTGGAACTGAGTTGTTGCTTCgattatctacaaaacaagTTAAATCCATGAATCCAGTATATGTTGGTCCGATGAAGAAAAATAGTGTACTTTCCAACTCAGCAAGCGAACATCAAGAgcttattaaaataattgcGTTAGAAACTGACCTTAGCTTTCCCTTTGGCAGGTTATTGGCATCATAATCTGCATTTAGTAGCTCATTCATCTCACCGAGTGCAACCTGTGGAATGCAAATTAAATCAAACATTAGCAACACAAGAAAAAGCTCAGTAGACAGCTCACACTCAAGATAGATGCAAGAACTGATAAGTCCAAACTCTTGAAATTGAGAATAAATAATAGACGTAATAAGGTAAATGATGAAATCAATGAACTAAAAAAGGGGAGATGGGGAgacttagagcaggtacaatagcaagctataagtcagctgtaagaatattttaaagagataagaggggagagagaagagaggtggattactaatttatagccagctgcacgcGGActacaagacaaaatatgtgtacgACATGTGgaaccatatattgatgttttgtaactaactattatatgaattggctattagattgactatagatgaattggagctactagttggctatactgttGAACTTGCTTTTAGGAGTACACAACACGCAGGAGTATGCTTTCAACTTATAATACCCTTAAGGCAAGTACAGCACACATACCTCACATAGAAGCAGCACACCAGACCTGCAGGCTTCTGAAGCATAACAATAGTTTGCACTCTTCGAAAACATATCAGCAAAGTATACCCCTTTCCCGAACATGTAGCCAGTAACAGGTGCTTCAGGAGGAGCAATTCGCAAACCTGGGAAGGgtgtaatattaattataatataattcatCCATTTAGAAGTTGTTCCAATATTTAAAGAGTGCCAAATAGTACAGGATAATCTGGCATCTCTAAGGGAACAAGCAGATTTCTTATCAGTTTTACATACTAACTAAATGTTTCAGCAACAGAAAAAAGCTCTTATTAGATGCAAATTGATGAAAATGAAGCATCAATAACAGCGGCGATGAAGATAACATTGATATTGCATttccttaaaaataaaacttaaatgTTCATTTCTGATAGCTACATGAAGAGTCTctcagaagaacaaaaaaaaaagaggaaataaGTAGATCACATTCATAACTCATAAAGAAAACAGAGTGAAATTTATCTTCtatgcatataaatataatttgtagaTAAGATTAATTACCTTGGGAAAGAATGCCAGTCCAGTTAGTCAACCGAGAACCATGCCATAAAAGCATCCTATTACCTGCACTAGAAAACTGAAAGAACATTTCGAAAATTACTCGTTTCACAACTAGAATACAGCTATTTTGGGTGGCTTAGTAGATTAAGAAGATCCACTCACCTTCTGAAACCGTTCCATTTCACCATGCCTTGACACTTTAAATATTTGCACTATGTCAACAGTATAACCTGTGTGTGTTTTTCCATGGGTATttgacaaatatgtttttatctggACAACACAATTTTCGAACAAGGTTAAATGTAAGAACTTTAGACAAAGCATGACAAACAGGAACAATAACACAAATAACGAGATGGacagaattaaaaaaaaaaaactcattcgACCATGTTAAGTCAGTTAGTGTTCCTAAAAAACACATAGAATTACCTTTCTTTCCCTAGCCAAGAAAGAAATGTGAAGAATGTTCCCATATTCAAGTTAAAATGACAAGTAGTTCTAGTTTTATGCACCTTGCCACTGGCATGTAATATCCATAAATCATTGTGCATATAAATTCTTGGTAGAAGTTTTACCATAGAGTATTCTTCAGAATCAACTTCCAAAGGTGTAAAGTCACAGCAAAGCTGCTTGTATCGAGCATATAATGGATCGTCCTACATAGGGAAACATGCTGCAGTTATGTTCCAACAGTTCAAGGTTGTACAGTTACAAGGAATATTTTACTTCAACAACAATAAAACCATTTCTAGGtaacaaatacaaattaatataacaaTTATGGTTATCAATGGCATACTGGAATGACAATATAATCACGCCAACCAAAATCATTAAGTTTCTAAACAAAGATTTAGCAAATGAAGAGAACCCACAAGTCCATAGTTCCATATCTCTATGCTGCAGTGTTTGCATAATGACATACCATACCTGGTCAGTTGAATCGTCCTCTAGAAGTTTGGTTGCAATCTCAATCTCGCCAAGGGCTTCAACCTTGCAAAGAGCAAGAAAGTTGATAGCATGAGCATCTTTCACACACACATGGGTCGTAAATTGTATTGGAGATAAAGGTGTGAAGTACAGGGAACATGATTACACACGACCTACACATTAACAATATGAATGTGAATGATCTAAAAAAGGATGCGGAACTACAACACATTTCGACAAATTTCATCATTACATAGTATTGTACAAAATAGACACAGTAACATAGGGCCAAATAGGAATAAAATTAATGCTATAAAAAATGGAGTGAAGAGGCCCTTATTAATGGTACAATTATGTGCAAGAAAGTAGCTTATTACCATTTCCAGCTTAGCTTTTAGCTTCTGAGGTGTGTCAATAATAAATTCACCTGCCAGATAACTTAAGTAGGTCAGATACTCCTACATAAAGGTTCAAAACAAAGCTGCATGTGTTAAATACTTAAGTCATTATTAGAAGGTCAAAAGTTTGAAAGTTTGAAGCTCACGCATTTTCTTAAAACCAAAGTCATGAGGGATCACAGTGTAGAATTCCCTGCAACAAGGGGCAGCATAAGAGAATctcattatttaaaaaaacattcaaaGGATAAAAGGATAAATAAAGTGTAGATAACCAAAGGTATCATGCATTCCACAACTAGGATCATCAGACAAATTcactaaataatttatatctaGTTAAGTATCCAAAGATCAGgccatctttaaaaaaaaaaaactgaagtgagttgacttttaaaattcCAGCGTTTCAAAGAACAGCAGGTCATCAAAACATTAAAGATGTGAAACAGGCTGTCAACACaggcatcatttttttatatgtacgCTTGTcaccaataaaaaaatgcatgaacCCACCCAGTCAATTGTTCAAGCTGTCTCCTGTCTGCCCTTGAAATAACATTAGAAATCCTCTTTAGAACATCATAACCCTGTTGATTACAGAAacattcatcatcatcagaaaaaaaaagaagattggTATGGGACAAAACCACGACCACAGAAATCTGAATTGTTAATACATATACAACAACTGAAATATGCATAAACCATAACTTTTGGAgcacattattattttttggctaGCATGTTAGGGATCAAGTGCAAGGGGTTTACATGCATTGTCATTCAACTTGTAGGATTATTTCCACATGATAATTCCCAACAAAAAAGAATGTGAAACAACTAACCTTAAGTATTGTAGATTTACTTAGCTTTCCCAGAGGAAGTTTATCAGCATTGTAACCTGATTGATTACACAGGATAAATCAGAAAAGCAGACACTTGACAAATGAGCAATAGGAACTACatatctatactcctttaagaagtagtg
This is a stretch of genomic DNA from Oryza brachyantha chromosome 1, ObraRS2, whole genome shotgun sequence. It encodes these proteins:
- the LOC102714229 gene encoding poly [ADP-ribose] polymerase 2-A isoform X1 → MSARLRVEELRAELQRRGLDASGNKPVLVRRLDAAIRKEEKAAAKEADAGGVVVDGEGNGEDRRKRKRSGDGEDEDADESDAAKLEGMGYRELQALAKSRGLAANGSKKEVMERLLSTPSNAGAVTDGGIQDKKKIAQGGDDKVEECKKEKIITATRKGVAVLDQHIPDHIKMTYHVLQVGDDIYDATMNQTNVGDNNNKFYIIQALESDAGGSFMVYNRWGRVGARGQDKLHGPFPSREQAIYEFEGKFHDKTNNHWSDRKSFKCYAKKYTWLEMDYGEANRETNKKVSPTTDQIKETKLETRIASFISLICNISMMKQQMVEIGYNADKLPLGKLSKSTILKGYDVLKRISNVISRADRRQLEQLTGEFYTVIPHDFGFKKMREFIIDTPQKLKAKLEMVEALGEIEIATKLLEDDSTDQDDPLYARYKQLCCDFTPLEVDSEEYSMIKTYLSNTHGKTHTGYTVDIVQIFKVSRHGEMERFQKFSSAGNRMLLWHGSRLTNWTGILSQGLRIAPPEAPVTGYMFGKGVYFADMFSKSANYCYASEACRSGVLLLCEVALGEMNELLNADYDANNLPKGKLSTKGVGQTAPNIAASKITDDGVVVPLGKPKAEPLKRGSLLYNEYIVYNVDQIRMRYVLRVSFNFKKR